In Streptomyces puniciscabiei, a single genomic region encodes these proteins:
- a CDS encoding aldose epimerase family protein translates to MELNRRTVIAGAAAAGVAATTLGSGTAQAAAGSSGSSGGRKPVKEYFGTLADGTKVHRWSLENGGTRLKVLSYGGIVQSLEIPDRHGRYANVSLGYDNLDAYVKGTTYFGATIGRYGNRIAKGQFTLDGKKYQLSVNDGVNSLHGGKQGFNTKVWDIEPFTAGSDVGLHLYYTSVDGEMGYPGTLRTKVTFTLTRHGDWRIDYVATTDKPTIVNLTNHTYYNLAGEGSGSIYDHELWLAASRFTPTDSGLIPTGERASVKGTPFDFTHPKPIGRDIRIGHPQLVTAKGYDHNFVLDKGVTARPEHVVTLRDPSSGRTLKILTDQPGVQFYSGNFLDGTLVGQSGHTYRQGDGLALETQHFPDSPNEPRFPSTVLRPGQTYRTTTIHRFSA, encoded by the coding sequence ATGGAACTGAACAGACGCACGGTCATTGCAGGCGCGGCGGCCGCGGGTGTCGCCGCCACCACCCTCGGCTCGGGCACTGCCCAGGCCGCCGCCGGTTCATCGGGTTCGTCGGGAGGCCGTAAGCCGGTGAAAGAGTACTTCGGCACACTCGCCGACGGCACCAAGGTCCACCGCTGGTCGCTGGAGAACGGCGGCACCCGCCTGAAGGTCCTCTCCTACGGCGGCATCGTCCAGTCCCTGGAGATCCCCGACCGGCACGGCCGGTACGCCAACGTCTCCCTCGGCTACGACAACCTCGACGCGTACGTCAAGGGCACGACCTACTTCGGCGCGACCATCGGCCGCTACGGCAACCGCATCGCCAAGGGCCAGTTCACCCTGGACGGCAAGAAGTACCAGCTGTCCGTCAACGACGGGGTGAACAGCCTGCACGGCGGCAAGCAGGGCTTCAACACCAAGGTGTGGGACATCGAGCCCTTCACCGCGGGCTCCGACGTCGGCCTGCACCTGTACTACACGAGCGTCGACGGCGAGATGGGCTACCCCGGCACGCTGAGGACGAAGGTCACCTTCACCCTCACCCGGCACGGCGACTGGCGGATCGACTACGTGGCCACCACCGACAAGCCGACCATCGTCAACCTCACCAACCACACCTACTACAACCTCGCCGGGGAGGGCAGCGGCAGCATCTACGACCACGAACTCTGGCTGGCCGCGAGCCGGTTCACCCCCACCGACTCGGGCCTGATACCCACGGGTGAGCGGGCGTCGGTCAAGGGCACCCCCTTCGACTTCACCCACCCCAAGCCGATCGGCCGGGACATCCGCATCGGCCATCCGCAGCTGGTCACCGCCAAGGGCTACGACCACAACTTCGTGCTCGACAAGGGCGTGACCGCGCGGCCCGAGCACGTGGTGACCCTGCGCGACCCCTCCTCCGGCCGCACCCTGAAGATCCTCACGGACCAGCCCGGTGTGCAGTTCTACTCGGGCAACTTCCTCGACGGCACCCTCGTCGGCCAGTCCGGCCACACCTACCGGCAGGGCGACGGCCTGGCCCTGGAGACCCAGCACTTCCCGGACTCGCCGAACGAGCCGAGGTTCCCGTCGACGGTGCTGCGGCCGGGGCAGACGTACCGGACGACGACGATCCACCGGTTCTCGGCGTGA
- the mmsB gene encoding multiple monosaccharide ABC transporter permease, with product MSTDVTAKSPAAAPPGKDGSGGEGLLHLVLGGLRRNMRQYGMLIALGLIVVLFQIWTGGDLLLPRNVSNLVLQNSYILILAIGMMLVIIAGHIDLSVGSITAFVGAFAAVLTVQHHVAWPVALVLCLLVGAVAGSVQGFLIAYFGIPSFIVTLAGMLLFRGLTEILLKGQTLGPFPNGLQKIGNGFLPEVGPNTNYHNLTLLLGIVLVAAVVWQEVRDRRRQQEFSLDVVPRNLFLLKLVALVAAIVALTMLLASYDGAPIILIVLGVLVGGYGYVMRNSVFGRHIYAIGGNLPAAKLSGVKDKRITFQVFLNMGVLAALAGLVVAARLNAASPKAGDGFELEAIASSFIGGASMSGGVGTVLGAIIGGLVLGVLNNGMNLLSVGTDWQQVIKGLALLAAVGFDVWNKRKSGS from the coding sequence ATGAGCACGGATGTGACCGCCAAGAGCCCGGCCGCGGCACCGCCGGGCAAGGACGGATCGGGCGGCGAGGGCCTGCTGCACCTGGTGCTCGGCGGCCTGCGCCGCAACATGCGCCAGTACGGCATGCTGATCGCGCTCGGCCTGATCGTCGTCCTCTTCCAGATCTGGACCGGCGGCGACCTGCTGCTGCCGCGCAACGTCTCCAACCTGGTGCTGCAGAACAGCTACATCCTGATCCTCGCGATCGGCATGATGCTGGTGATCATCGCCGGGCACATCGACCTGTCGGTCGGCTCGATCACGGCGTTCGTGGGCGCCTTCGCGGCCGTGCTGACGGTGCAGCACCATGTGGCGTGGCCCGTCGCCCTGGTGCTGTGCCTGCTGGTGGGCGCGGTGGCGGGCTCCGTACAGGGCTTTCTGATCGCCTACTTCGGCATACCGTCGTTCATCGTCACCCTCGCCGGGATGCTGCTCTTCCGCGGTCTGACGGAGATCCTGCTCAAGGGCCAGACCCTCGGCCCGTTCCCGAACGGCCTGCAGAAGATCGGCAACGGCTTCCTGCCCGAGGTCGGCCCGAACACCAACTACCACAACCTCACGCTGCTCCTCGGCATCGTCCTGGTCGCCGCCGTGGTGTGGCAGGAGGTGCGCGACCGGCGCCGCCAGCAGGAGTTCTCCCTCGACGTGGTGCCGAGGAACCTCTTCCTGCTCAAGCTCGTCGCCCTGGTCGCCGCGATCGTCGCCCTCACGATGCTGCTCGCCAGCTACGACGGCGCGCCGATCATCCTGATCGTCCTCGGCGTCCTGGTGGGCGGCTACGGCTACGTCATGCGCAACTCGGTCTTCGGCCGGCACATCTACGCCATCGGCGGCAACCTGCCGGCGGCCAAGCTGTCCGGCGTGAAGGACAAGCGCATCACCTTCCAGGTGTTCCTGAACATGGGCGTGCTCGCGGCCCTGGCGGGTCTGGTGGTCGCCGCCCGTCTGAACGCGGCCTCGCCGAAGGCGGGCGACGGCTTCGAACTGGAAGCGATCGCCTCCTCGTTCATCGGCGGCGCCTCCATGAGCGGCGGTGTCGGCACCGTTCTCGGCGCCATCATCGGCGGTCTCGTCCTCGGCGTGCTGAACAACGGCATGAACCTCCTCAGCGTCGGCACCGACTGGCAGCAGGTCATCAAGGGCCTCGCCCTGTTGGCGGCGGTCGGCTTCGACGTGTGGAACAAGCGCAAGTCCGGTTCGTAA
- the mmsA gene encoding multiple monosaccharide ABC transporter ATP-binding protein, whose amino-acid sequence MAGPVLEMRSIVKTFPGVKALSDVTLTVRQGEVHAICGENGAGKSTLMKVLSGVHPHGTYEGEILFEGEVCRFKDIRASEQRGIVIIHQELALVPYLSIAENIFLGNEHATRGFINWNETLRHGTELLRRVGLDEHPETRVADIGVGKQQLVEIAKALSKEVKLLILDEPTAALNDEDSGKLLDLILELKNQGITSIIISHKLNEIRRVADSVTIIRDGRSIETLDVKAPETTEDRIISGMVGRDLDHRFPERTPHEPEEGAAPALEVRNWTVLHPIDQQRKVVDDVSISVRRGEIVGIAGLMGAGRTELAMSVFGRTYGRYAGGTVLKDGTEIRTKTVAEAVEHGIAYVTEDRKHYGLNLIDTINRNISLTALRKVAKRGVVDEQAERQVSEGFRTSMNIKAPTVFEPVGKLSGGNQQKVVLSKWIFAGPDVLILDEPTRGIDVGAKYEIYTVIDQLAAQGKAVVFISSELPELLGMCDRIYTMAAGRLTGEVPRAEATQEVLMRHMTKDKAKDEEVSR is encoded by the coding sequence ATGGCGGGACCCGTCCTGGAAATGCGCTCGATCGTCAAGACCTTTCCCGGTGTCAAGGCGCTGTCGGACGTCACCCTGACCGTCCGGCAGGGCGAGGTCCACGCCATCTGCGGGGAGAACGGCGCCGGCAAGTCCACCCTGATGAAGGTGCTCTCCGGCGTCCATCCGCACGGCACCTACGAGGGCGAGATCCTCTTCGAGGGAGAGGTCTGCCGGTTCAAGGACATCCGGGCGAGCGAGCAGCGCGGCATCGTCATCATCCACCAGGAGCTGGCGCTGGTGCCGTACCTCTCCATCGCGGAGAACATCTTCCTCGGCAACGAACACGCCACGCGCGGGTTCATCAACTGGAACGAGACGCTCCGGCACGGCACCGAACTGCTGCGCCGGGTCGGCCTGGACGAGCACCCGGAGACCCGCGTCGCCGACATCGGCGTGGGCAAGCAGCAGCTCGTGGAGATCGCCAAGGCGCTGTCGAAGGAGGTGAAGCTGCTCATCCTCGACGAGCCGACGGCGGCCCTGAACGACGAGGACAGCGGCAAACTCCTCGACCTGATCCTGGAGCTGAAGAACCAGGGCATCACCTCGATCATCATCTCCCACAAGCTCAACGAGATCCGCCGGGTCGCCGACTCGGTGACGATCATCCGCGACGGGCGGTCCATCGAGACGCTCGACGTGAAGGCGCCCGAGACGACCGAGGACCGGATCATCAGCGGCATGGTGGGCCGCGACCTCGACCACCGCTTCCCCGAACGCACCCCGCACGAGCCGGAGGAGGGCGCGGCGCCCGCGCTGGAGGTCCGCAACTGGACCGTGCTCCACCCGATCGACCAGCAGCGCAAGGTCGTGGACGACGTGTCGATCAGCGTCCGGCGGGGCGAGATCGTCGGCATCGCGGGCCTGATGGGCGCCGGCCGCACCGAACTCGCGATGAGCGTCTTCGGCCGCACCTACGGCCGGTACGCGGGCGGCACGGTCCTCAAGGACGGCACGGAGATCCGTACCAAGACCGTCGCGGAGGCGGTGGAGCACGGCATCGCGTACGTCACCGAGGACCGCAAGCACTACGGCCTGAACCTCATCGACACCATCAACCGGAACATCTCGCTGACCGCGCTGAGGAAGGTCGCCAAGCGGGGTGTGGTGGACGAGCAGGCCGAGCGGCAGGTCTCCGAGGGCTTCCGCACGTCGATGAACATCAAGGCGCCGACGGTCTTCGAGCCGGTCGGCAAGCTGTCCGGCGGCAACCAGCAGAAGGTCGTCCTCAGCAAGTGGATCTTCGCCGGGCCCGATGTGCTCATCCTCGACGAGCCGACCCGCGGCATCGACGTGGGCGCCAAGTACGAGATCTACACGGTCATCGACCAGCTCGCGGCCCAGGGCAAGGCGGTCGTCTTCATCTCCTCCGAGCTGCCCGAACTGCTCGGCATGTGCGACCGCATCTACACGATGGCCGCAGGACGGCTGACCGGTGAGGTGCCGCGGGCCGAGGCCACCCAGGAAGTGCTGATGCGCCATATGACGAAAGACAAGGCGAAGGACGAAGAGGTATCGCGATGA
- the chvE gene encoding multiple monosaccharide ABC transporter substrate-binding protein: MRNRRAALAAISAAASLALTLTACGQSGSGGSKEKTGDVKGATIGIAMPTKSSERWINDGNDMVKNLQAKGYKTKLVYGEDDPSTQVSQIENMITQGVKGLIIAAIDNKSLNNVLQEAAQANIPVIAYDRLILGTKNVDYYASFDNEKVGVLQGTYIVHKLGLDSGKKGPFNIELFAGSNDDNNTQYFFNGAMKVLQPYIDKKELVVKSSQTKLNQVTTLRWDGTTAQKRMEDILTSSYKSGKVDAVLSPYDGISIGIISALKSDGYGTSSQPLPVITGQDAELASVKSIIAGQQSQTVFKDSRKETAVAVGMVDDVLHGKKPQVNDTKTYTNGAKVVPAYLLQPVSVDKTNYEDVLVKGGYYTESQLK, encoded by the coding sequence ATGCGCAACCGCAGAGCCGCACTCGCCGCGATATCCGCAGCCGCCTCGCTCGCCCTCACTCTGACCGCGTGCGGTCAGAGCGGCTCGGGCGGCAGCAAGGAGAAGACGGGCGACGTCAAGGGCGCCACGATCGGCATCGCGATGCCGACGAAATCCTCCGAGCGGTGGATCAACGACGGCAACGACATGGTCAAGAACCTCCAGGCCAAGGGCTACAAGACCAAGCTGGTCTACGGCGAGGACGACCCGAGCACCCAGGTCTCGCAGATCGAGAACATGATCACGCAGGGCGTCAAGGGCCTGATCATCGCCGCCATCGACAACAAGTCCCTGAACAACGTGCTCCAGGAGGCCGCCCAGGCCAACATCCCGGTCATCGCCTACGACCGGCTCATCCTCGGCACCAAGAACGTCGACTACTACGCCTCGTTCGACAACGAGAAGGTCGGCGTCCTGCAGGGCACCTACATCGTGCACAAGCTCGGCCTGGACAGCGGCAAGAAGGGCCCGTTCAACATCGAGCTGTTCGCCGGCTCCAACGACGACAACAACACCCAGTACTTCTTCAACGGCGCGATGAAGGTGCTCCAGCCGTACATCGACAAGAAGGAACTGGTCGTCAAGTCCAGTCAGACCAAGCTCAACCAGGTCACCACCCTGCGCTGGGACGGCACCACCGCGCAGAAGCGCATGGAGGACATCCTCACCTCCTCCTACAAGAGCGGCAAGGTCGACGCGGTGCTCTCGCCCTACGACGGCATCTCCATCGGCATCATCTCCGCGCTGAAGTCCGACGGTTACGGCACCAGCAGCCAGCCGCTGCCGGTCATCACCGGCCAGGACGCCGAGCTCGCCTCGGTGAAGTCGATCATCGCCGGCCAGCAGTCCCAGACCGTCTTCAAGGACAGCCGCAAGGAGACCGCGGTCGCGGTGGGCATGGTCGACGATGTCCTGCACGGCAAGAAGCCGCAGGTCAACGACACCAAGACCTACACGAACGGCGCCAAGGTCGTGCCCGCCTACCTGCTCCAGCCGGTGAGCGTGGACAAGACCAACTACGAGGACGTCCTGGTCAAGGGCGGCTACTACACCGAGTCCCAGCTCAAGTGA
- a CDS encoding zinc-dependent alcohol dehydrogenase produces the protein MSTAVVVEAPGRHRLVEHTPREPGPGEALVAVHTVGICGSDREVYQGNRPEGYVRYPLTPGHEWSGTVSEVGAGVPAGLVGRKVVGEGFRNCQVCDRCHAGETTLCTDGYEETGFTQPGAMAGTLTLPARLLHVLPDDADLTAAALLEPAACVAAAALKARALPGERVAVVGTGTLGMFAVQFLKAVSPAELLVVGTGNDREALARQFGATDFRPRDRELPDDIDVVIETAGSASAARTAASLLRRGGRLVLTGIPAPGADGLDPTDLVVRQLEVHTVFGAPPDAWAHTVRVFGAGLLDPLPLVTHELPLTEFPQAIELVGAGDPKVGKVLLRP, from the coding sequence GTGAGCACCGCCGTCGTCGTCGAGGCCCCGGGCCGGCACCGGCTCGTGGAGCACACGCCGCGCGAGCCGGGTCCCGGCGAGGCGCTGGTGGCCGTGCACACGGTCGGGATCTGCGGCAGCGACCGCGAGGTGTACCAGGGCAACCGGCCCGAAGGGTACGTCCGTTACCCGCTCACCCCCGGGCACGAGTGGTCGGGGACGGTCTCCGAGGTGGGCGCCGGGGTGCCGGCGGGGCTCGTCGGGCGCAAGGTCGTCGGCGAGGGCTTCCGCAACTGCCAGGTCTGCGACCGCTGTCACGCGGGCGAGACCACCCTGTGCACCGACGGCTACGAGGAGACCGGGTTCACCCAGCCGGGCGCCATGGCCGGCACCCTGACCCTCCCGGCCCGGCTGCTGCACGTCCTGCCGGACGACGCCGACCTCACCGCCGCCGCCCTGCTGGAGCCGGCCGCCTGCGTCGCGGCCGCCGCGCTGAAGGCCCGCGCCCTGCCGGGCGAGCGGGTGGCGGTGGTCGGCACGGGCACGCTCGGGATGTTCGCCGTGCAGTTCCTGAAGGCGGTCTCGCCGGCGGAGCTGCTCGTGGTGGGGACCGGGAACGACCGGGAGGCGCTCGCGCGGCAGTTCGGGGCGACCGACTTCCGGCCCAGGGACCGGGAGCTCCCGGACGACATCGACGTGGTGATCGAGACCGCCGGGTCCGCGTCCGCCGCGCGCACCGCGGCCTCGCTGCTCAGGCGCGGCGGACGGCTGGTGCTGACCGGGATCCCGGCGCCGGGCGCGGACGGGCTCGACCCGACCGATCTCGTCGTACGGCAGCTGGAGGTGCACACCGTCTTCGGGGCGCCCCCGGACGCCTGGGCGCACACCGTGCGGGTCTTCGGCGCCGGGCTGCTCGACCCGCTGCCGCTGGTCACGCACGAGCTGCCGCTGACCGAGTTCCCGCAGGCCATCGAGCTGGTCGGGGCGGGTGATCCGAAGGTGGGCAAGGTGCTGCTCCGCCCCTGA
- a CDS encoding mandelate racemase/muconate lactonizing enzyme family protein produces MRITGISTHVVGTPWRNLTYVQVHTDEGITGVGETRMLGHTDALIGYLREAEANHILGSDPFAVEDLVRRMKYGDYGRAGEIVMSGIAVVEMACWDIKGKALGVPVWQLLGGKVTDRVKAYANGWYTTERTPEAYHKAAQGVMERGYRALKIDPFGTGHFELDHEQTLYAVSLIEAVRDAIGPDAELMLEMHGRFSPATAVRLAKEMAPYRPAWLEEPVPPENLKALEKVAAKVDIPVATGERIHDRIEFRELFDSQAVDIIQPDVGHIGGIWETRKLAATAETHYMLVAPHNVGGPVLTAASLQVGFTSPNFKILEHFNDFADAEIKKVVKGAPQVVDGYFQLSDAPGLGVELDVDAAAEFPQQQARFDLWAEGWEQRRPKGTK; encoded by the coding sequence GTGCGCATCACCGGAATCAGCACGCACGTGGTCGGCACGCCGTGGCGCAACCTGACCTACGTCCAGGTGCACACCGACGAGGGGATCACGGGAGTCGGCGAGACCCGGATGCTCGGTCACACCGACGCGCTGATCGGCTATCTGCGGGAGGCCGAGGCCAACCACATTCTCGGCTCGGATCCGTTCGCGGTCGAGGACCTCGTCCGCCGGATGAAGTACGGCGACTACGGCCGTGCGGGTGAGATCGTCATGTCCGGCATCGCGGTCGTCGAGATGGCCTGCTGGGACATCAAGGGCAAGGCGCTGGGCGTGCCGGTGTGGCAGCTGCTCGGCGGCAAGGTGACGGACAGGGTCAAGGCGTACGCCAACGGGTGGTACACGACCGAGCGAACGCCGGAGGCCTACCACAAGGCCGCCCAGGGGGTGATGGAGCGCGGTTACAGGGCGCTGAAGATCGACCCGTTCGGCACCGGGCACTTCGAGCTGGACCACGAGCAGACGCTGTACGCCGTCTCGCTCATCGAGGCCGTACGGGACGCCATCGGCCCGGACGCCGAGCTGATGCTGGAGATGCACGGCCGCTTCTCCCCGGCCACCGCCGTCCGTCTGGCCAAGGAGATGGCCCCCTACCGGCCGGCCTGGCTGGAGGAGCCGGTCCCGCCGGAGAACCTGAAGGCGCTGGAGAAGGTCGCGGCCAAGGTGGACATCCCGGTCGCCACCGGTGAGCGCATCCACGACCGCATCGAGTTCCGCGAGCTGTTCGACAGCCAGGCCGTGGACATCATCCAGCCCGACGTCGGCCACATCGGCGGCATCTGGGAGACCCGGAAGCTGGCCGCGACCGCCGAGACGCACTACATGCTCGTCGCGCCGCACAACGTGGGCGGGCCCGTGCTGACCGCCGCCTCCCTCCAAGTCGGCTTCACCTCTCCGAACTTCAAGATCCTGGAGCACTTCAACGACTTCGCCGACGCGGAGATCAAGAAGGTGGTCAAGGGGGCTCCGCAGGTCGTCGACGGGTACTTCCAGCTGTCCGACGCGCCCGGTCTCGGGGTCGAGCTGGACGTCGACGCGGCCGCCGAGTTCCCGCAGCAGCAGGCCCGGTTCGACCTGTGGGCCGAGGGCTGGGAGCAGCGCAGGCCCAAGGGGACCAAGTGA
- a CDS encoding SCO2400 family protein, with translation MDYCHPCQRHLNGALACPGCGTPARAAAEAPPAYARAGAGETLGYGVPQQYEAQQYEAQPYGTQQYEGQPYGAQPYGSPEYRVPQQYEPAGPQDAAWTGEQEPQEEWDPGAEPGTEAPSVDDPDPENDPDAETDPDDEPGGRAARRRARGAAAVGPGDADASRRDRKAAAHRRRRRRTVLITAGFVLAAGSLGLAELGTDAPFSPFSSGQPDPAGDTAADGGTSSPSPGATADPVSDTSGATPGAAGSASPDASASASKSPKDKHSKSPDAKDTGKAQQTGAPGSGTTPKAPAPTATSQPASTPTSAPTTSAPSPTPAPTKTCNRFLWWCT, from the coding sequence ATGGACTACTGCCACCCGTGCCAACGGCACCTCAATGGCGCCCTGGCCTGCCCCGGGTGTGGAACTCCGGCGCGCGCCGCCGCGGAAGCGCCGCCCGCGTACGCGCGCGCGGGTGCGGGCGAGACGTTGGGGTACGGGGTCCCCCAGCAGTACGAGGCCCAGCAGTACGAGGCCCAGCCGTACGGGACGCAGCAGTACGAGGGTCAGCCGTACGGGGCTCAGCCGTACGGCTCCCCGGAGTACCGCGTGCCGCAGCAGTACGAGCCGGCCGGTCCCCAGGACGCGGCCTGGACGGGGGAGCAGGAGCCGCAGGAGGAGTGGGATCCCGGAGCCGAGCCCGGCACGGAGGCCCCGTCCGTCGATGACCCCGACCCCGAAAACGATCCCGACGCCGAAACCGACCCCGACGATGAGCCGGGTGGCCGGGCCGCGCGGCGCCGGGCGCGTGGCGCGGCCGCCGTGGGCCCCGGCGACGCCGACGCCAGCCGCCGCGACCGCAAGGCCGCCGCGCACCGGCGCCGGCGCCGCCGAACCGTGCTGATCACCGCGGGGTTCGTGCTCGCCGCGGGCAGCCTCGGTCTCGCCGAGCTCGGCACGGACGCGCCCTTCTCGCCCTTCTCCAGCGGACAGCCGGATCCGGCCGGGGACACCGCGGCCGACGGCGGCACGTCCTCCCCGTCCCCCGGTGCCACGGCCGACCCGGTCTCCGACACCTCCGGCGCCACCCCGGGCGCGGCCGGCTCCGCCTCCCCGGACGCCTCCGCCTCCGCCTCCAAGTCCCCCAAGGACAAGCACTCCAAGTCGCCCGACGCCAAGGACACCGGCAAGGCCCAGCAGACCGGCGCACCGGGCTCCGGCACCACCCCCAAGGCCCCGGCGCCCACCGCCACCTCCCAGCCCGCCTCCACCCCCACCAGCGCCCCCACGACGTCGGCCCCGTCCCCGACCCCGGCGCCCACCAAGACCTGCAACCGTTTCCTGTGGTGGTGCACCTGA
- a CDS encoding serine hydrolase domain-containing protein, translating to MTQQITVHGAVAEGFEAVREEFAAFVAGERDDYEGQLCAYVHGRRVVDLWAGAEADSLYGVFSSTKGAAHLVVALLVQDGTLELDRKVTYYWPEFGAEGKAAVTLRDLLAHRAGLVGIDAGFSAEELADDRAMAERLADQKPFWRPGTAFGYHALVIGALTGEVVRRATGRTLQEVYEERVRAPYGTDFFLGLPESEEPRFRSVQPMLPTAEQQALLDERPTGPHSLTSIAFNAHVPEAGTLADYANSRLVRAKGPASAGGVASARGLATTYAAAISELDDRPPLLKPDTVAEVGQIHSVGYDLVARAHKSYGLGFQATADMWHPVLGAGAFGHSGAGGSQAFADPRSGLAYGYTRRRMAFPGGAAPENERFVRLVHRAALRSG from the coding sequence ATGACGCAGCAGATCACCGTCCACGGCGCGGTCGCCGAGGGCTTCGAGGCGGTGCGCGAGGAGTTCGCCGCTTTCGTCGCCGGGGAACGCGACGACTACGAGGGCCAGTTGTGCGCCTATGTGCACGGGCGGCGGGTCGTCGACCTGTGGGCGGGCGCGGAGGCGGACTCGCTGTACGGCGTGTTCTCGTCCACCAAGGGCGCCGCCCACCTGGTGGTCGCCCTCCTGGTGCAGGACGGCACGCTGGAGCTGGACCGCAAAGTGACCTACTACTGGCCCGAGTTCGGCGCCGAGGGCAAGGCCGCGGTGACCCTGAGAGACCTGCTGGCGCACCGCGCGGGCCTGGTCGGCATCGACGCCGGGTTCTCCGCCGAGGAGCTGGCCGACGACCGCGCGATGGCCGAACGGCTCGCCGACCAGAAGCCGTTCTGGCGGCCGGGCACGGCGTTCGGCTACCACGCGCTGGTGATCGGCGCGCTCACCGGCGAGGTGGTCCGCCGGGCCACGGGCCGCACGCTGCAGGAGGTGTACGAGGAACGGGTGCGCGCGCCGTACGGCACGGACTTCTTCCTGGGCCTGCCCGAGTCCGAGGAGCCCCGCTTCCGCTCGGTCCAGCCGATGCTCCCGACCGCCGAGCAGCAGGCCCTGCTGGACGAGCGGCCCACCGGCCCGCACAGCCTGACGTCGATCGCCTTCAACGCGCACGTCCCGGAGGCGGGCACGCTGGCCGACTACGCCAACTCCCGTCTCGTACGGGCCAAGGGCCCGGCGTCGGCGGGCGGCGTGGCCTCCGCGCGCGGTCTCGCCACGACGTACGCGGCGGCGATCAGTGAGCTGGACGACCGGCCGCCGCTGCTGAAGCCGGACACCGTCGCCGAGGTGGGCCAGATCCACTCCGTGGGCTACGACCTGGTGGCCCGCGCCCACAAGTCGTACGGCCTCGGCTTCCAGGCCACCGCCGACATGTGGCACCCGGTCCTGGGCGCCGGCGCCTTCGGCCACAGCGGCGCAGGCGGCAGCCAGGCCTTCGCCGACCCGCGCAGCGGCCTCGCCTACGGCTACACGCGGCGCCGGATGGCTTTTCCGGGAGGGGCGGCACCGGAGAACGAACGGTTCGTGCGCCTGGTGCACCGGGCGGCGCTGAGGAGCGGCTGA
- a CDS encoding organic hydroperoxide resistance protein: MPITQSDVLYTAVATAENGRDGRVATDDGRLDVVVNPPKEMGGSGAGTNPEQLFAAGYSACFQGALGVVARAEGADVSGSTVTAKVGIGKNDEGFGIIVELSASIPNVDAGKARELIEKAHQVCPYSKATRGNITVTLA; encoded by the coding sequence ATGCCCATCACGCAGTCCGACGTCCTGTACACCGCCGTCGCCACCGCCGAGAACGGGCGGGACGGCCGTGTCGCCACGGACGACGGCCGGCTCGACGTCGTCGTCAACCCGCCCAAGGAGATGGGCGGCAGCGGCGCCGGGACCAACCCGGAGCAGCTGTTCGCCGCCGGGTACTCCGCCTGCTTCCAGGGGGCGCTGGGCGTCGTCGCCCGGGCCGAGGGTGCCGATGTCTCCGGGTCGACCGTCACCGCGAAGGTCGGTATCGGCAAGAACGACGAGGGTTTCGGGATCATCGTGGAGCTCTCCGCCAGCATTCCGAACGTCGACGCCGGCAAGGCCCGGGAGCTGATCGAGAAGGCGCACCAGGTGTGCCCGTACTCGAAGGCGACTCGGGGCAACATCACCGTGACGCTTGCCTGA